The proteins below come from a single Helicobacter cetorum MIT 99-5656 genomic window:
- a CDS encoding RNA-guided endonuclease InsQ/TnpB family protein — protein sequence MKVNKGFKFRLYPTKEQQTKLQHSFFVYNQAYNICLNLQQEQYEKNKDLPTKQRKWQKSSELDSAIKHHLKARNLSFSSVVAQQSRMNAERALRDAFKVKNRGFPKFKNSKFAKQSFTWNNQGFSIKDFNERFKMFNLMKMPLKMRMHRDLPLNAKIKQIVVSCSHQKYFVSFSIEYEKELNTIKEPRNCVGVDLNIYDIALSVDLKEYEKLTDLEQYQKDMKELGLKVDENINLKRLIPTYSKLHSFKKYSKEFKRLQRKQSRRVLKSKQNKIKLGGNFYKTQKKLNKAFDKSSYQKLDRYHKITSELSKQFELIVVEDLQIKNMTKRAKLKNVKQKSGLNKSILNTSFYQIISFLDYKQQHNGKLLVKAPPQYTSKTCHSCGQINHELKLNHREYLCQNCGYIEHRDINAASNILSKGLSLLGLGNSLADFKEQSLSY from the coding sequence ATGAAAGTAAATAAGGGCTTTAAATTTCGTTTGTATCCTACCAAAGAGCAACAGACCAAATTACAACACTCTTTTTTTGTCTATAACCAAGCCTATAACATTTGCTTAAATCTACAACAAGAGCAATACGAAAAAAACAAAGATTTACCCACTAAACAAAGAAAATGGCAAAAATCAAGCGAATTAGATAGTGCGATTAAGCACCATTTAAAAGCTAGGAATTTAAGTTTTAGTAGTGTAGTCGCTCAACAATCACGCATGAATGCAGAAAGAGCCTTAAGAGATGCCTTTAAAGTCAAAAATAGGGGCTTTCCTAAATTTAAAAACTCTAAATTTGCTAAACAAAGTTTTACTTGGAATAATCAAGGCTTTTCTATCAAAGACTTTAACGAACGCTTTAAGATGTTTAACTTAATGAAAATGCCCTTAAAAATGCGTATGCATAGAGACTTACCCCTTAATGCTAAGATTAAACAAATCGTAGTCTCTTGCTCTCATCAAAAATATTTTGTTAGTTTTAGCATAGAATACGAAAAAGAGCTTAACACTATTAAAGAGCCTAGAAATTGTGTCGGTGTGGACTTAAATATCTATGATATAGCTTTAAGCGTTGATTTAAAAGAATATGAAAAACTAACCGACCTAGAACAATACCAAAAAGACATGAAAGAACTAGGTTTAAAAGTAGATGAAAATATCAATCTAAAACGACTTATTCCTACTTATTCTAAACTACATTCTTTTAAAAAATACTCTAAAGAATTTAAAAGACTACAAAGAAAACAAAGCCGTAGGGTTTTAAAATCTAAACAAAATAAAATCAAACTAGGAGGTAATTTTTACAAAACTCAAAAAAAATTAAACAAAGCCTTTGATAAATCAAGCTATCAAAAACTAGACAGATACCATAAAATCACAAGCGAACTTTCAAAGCAATTTGAATTGATAGTAGTTGAAGACTTACAAATTAAGAACATGACCAAAAGAGCCAAACTCAAAAATGTTAAACAAAAGAGTGGGCTTAATAAGTCTATACTAAATACTTCATTCTATCAAATCATCTCTTTTTTAGACTACAAACAACAGCATAATGGCAAATTGTTAGTGAAAGCTCCCCCACAATATACGAGTAAAACTTGTCATAGTTGTGGGCAAATCAACCACGAGCTTAAATTAAATCATAGAGAATATCTGTGTCAAAATTGCGGATATATAGAGCATAGAGATATAAACGCCGCAAGTAATATTTTAAGCAAAGGGTTAAGTCTTCTTGGGTTAGGAAATAGCCTTGCAGACTTTAAAGAGCAAAGCCTTTCGTATTAG
- the tnpA gene encoding IS200/IS605 family transposase — translation MKQIDNIRHGRHCVFLMHVHLVFVTKYRRKAFNKEVIDFLGSVFAKVCKDFESELVEFDGESDHVHLLINYPPKVSVSRLVNSLKGVSSRLVRQQNFKNVKATLWGNHLWSPSYFAGSCGGAPLEIIKQYIQEQETPH, via the coding sequence ATGAAACAAATTGATAATATTAGACATGGCAGACATTGTGTTTTTTTAATGCATGTGCATTTAGTATTTGTAACTAAATATAGGCGTAAAGCATTCAACAAAGAAGTTATAGACTTTTTAGGTTCTGTATTTGCTAAGGTATGCAAAGACTTTGAAAGCGAGTTAGTAGAATTTGATGGGGAAAGCGACCATGTGCATTTACTTATCAATTATCCACCAAAAGTTAGTGTTAGTAGGTTAGTTAATTCTTTAAAGGGTGTTAGTAGTCGTTTGGTTAGACAACAAAATTTTAAAAATGTTAAAGCTACTTTGTGGGGCAATCATTTATGGTCGCCTAGTTATTTTGCTGGAAGCTGTGGGGGTGCTCCTTTAGAAATCATTAAGCAATATATCCAAGAGCAAGAAACACCACATTAG
- a CDS encoding plasmid mobilization protein — protein MSIQTNKQVIKSLRLSKEQWQTIQTQMQEKNLNFSQLVLNSLLAQNSQAPIKSKKQKAIVNKELVIELAKWGNNLNQIAKHLNTNKGAWDRLALEQLIEISNQLEQLRAKYVS, from the coding sequence GTGAGTATTCAAACAAACAAACAAGTTATTAAAAGTCTTAGATTATCTAAAGAGCAATGGCAAACTATCCAAACTCAAATGCAAGAAAAAAATTTAAACTTCTCGCAATTAGTTTTAAACTCTCTTTTAGCTCAAAACTCACAAGCTCCTATAAAATCTAAAAAGCAAAAAGCTATTGTTAATAAAGAGCTAGTCATTGAATTAGCTAAGTGGGGAAATAATTTAAATCAAATCGCTAAACATCTCAACACTAATAAGGGGGCATGGGATAGATTAGCCTTAGAGCAACTAATAGAAATTAGCAATCAATTAGAACAACTAAGAGCCAAGTATGTTAGTTAA
- a CDS encoding relaxase/mobilization nuclease domain-containing protein, whose product MLVKFWGTNQGGGDGDGSINYLLNERVEQGTAKVLRGDPNLTKSLLLSLTQKHKACVGCLSFEEPNIDESLKYELMESFENALLTESMQNRYNILWVEHTDKGRLELNFVIPRIDLITQKAFTPYYHSADIKRIDLWKDCINLKHNFTNPKDLEKQHNIQQHQTKNPQNKELLATYEKLDKLIQDNLGKLFNSRDDIINFLKDSQCEVTRQGKDYISVKLPNEPKAKRLKGFYYHETFRSISDIRDQLSEVRQRESQRERPNNQRDSDNHAELLRELENKLHRHIEYKQRYYEKLHQSTSKDPREPKEQLPRVRDSQQRTQQNHANETTRARETGPQEPSQEILTNAPNFHYGVSHHGDNISGGILSNHSTQQGQGIRAFTERSLSVKTRNRPTKQRQSTENLQPRADQEIREKHAERMLNNATECFNQRSRELTERERELTTSKEQRDSEFRERQKRAINQARESYSRISKAKQRLREPRDRNLELKRELRNATSNTQRTTKEISILRNDRESRIRASDTNLRTERNHAQKRFTEHVRADFTARITERSHQRARDFTSSIQDTTDRIREFRNNSQTRARTILHGIYTRTRDTINAIKDIYRNAKERISDFFQPTNERLSKRMEQETRELSKQVGEQEQRVREQDTRTSNLADKIAEHNQKIENSRSSGRGYR is encoded by the coding sequence ATGTTAGTTAAATTTTGGGGGACTAATCAAGGGGGCGGTGATGGTGATGGGAGTATTAATTACTTGCTTAATGAAAGAGTGGAGCAAGGCACAGCTAAGGTTTTAAGGGGCGACCCTAATCTAACTAAAAGCCTTTTACTCTCTCTCACTCAAAAACACAAGGCATGTGTAGGGTGCTTATCCTTTGAAGAGCCTAACATTGATGAGAGCCTAAAATACGAACTTATGGAAAGTTTTGAAAACGCCTTACTTACAGAAAGCATGCAAAATCGCTACAACATTTTATGGGTAGAACACACAGACAAAGGGCGTTTGGAGTTAAATTTTGTTATACCTAGAATTGATTTGATAACTCAAAAAGCCTTTACCCCTTACTATCATAGTGCGGACATTAAACGCATTGACCTATGGAAAGATTGTATTAACCTAAAACACAATTTTACAAACCCCAAAGACTTAGAAAAACAGCACAACATACAACAACACCAAACTAAAAACCCTCAAAATAAAGAACTTTTAGCAACCTATGAAAAATTAGACAAGCTCATACAAGACAACTTAGGAAAGCTATTTAACAGCCGAGATGACATCATCAATTTTTTAAAAGATAGTCAGTGCGAAGTTACTAGACAAGGCAAGGATTATATCAGTGTCAAGCTACCCAATGAACCTAAAGCCAAACGATTGAAAGGATTTTACTACCATGAAACATTTAGAAGTATTTCAGACATTAGAGACCAACTTAGCGAAGTTAGACAGCGAGAGAGCCAACGAGAACGCCCAAATAATCAAAGAGATAGCGACAATCATGCAGAACTATTGCGAGAGCTTGAAAACAAGCTACACAGACACATTGAATACAAACAACGCTACTATGAAAAATTACATCAATCTACTTCAAAAGACCCAAGAGAGCCTAAAGAACAGCTACCTAGAGTTAGAGACAGCCAACAAAGAACACAACAAAACCATGCAAACGAAACTACAAGAGCTAGAGAAACAGGTCCACAAGAACCTAGCCAAGAAATCCTTACTAATGCCCCTAACTTTCATTATGGGGTTAGTCATCATGGGGACAATATTAGTGGGGGCATACTTTCTAATCATTCTACCCAGCAAGGACAAGGAATTAGAGCTTTCACAGAAAGAAGTCTTTCAGTTAAAACGAGAAATAGACCAACTAAACAACGCCAATCTACAGAGAATTTACAACCAAGAGCCGACCAAGAAATAAGGGAAAAACATGCAGAACGAATGCTTAACAATGCTACAGAATGTTTTAATCAAAGAAGTAGAGAACTTACAGAACGAGAAAGAGAACTTACTACAAGCAAAGAACAGCGAGATAGCGAGTTTAGAGAACGACAGAAACGAGCTATTAACCAAGCTAGAGAAAGTTACAGCAGAATTTCAAAGGCTAAGCAACGATTACGAGAGCCTAGAGACAGAAACCTTGAACTTAAAAGAGAGCTACGAAACGCTACTTCAAACACACAACGCACTACTAAAGAAATTTCAATCCTTAGAAACGACAGAGAGAGCCGAATTAGAGCAAGTGATACAAACCTTAGAACAGAAAGAAATCACGCTCAAAAACGATTTACAGAGCATGTGCGGGCAGATTTTACAGCAAGAATTACAGAACGCTCACATCAAAGAGCAAGAGACTTCACAAGCTCAATACAAGACACTACAGACAGAATTAGAGAATTTAGAAACAACTCTCAAACAAGAGCTAGAACAATCTTACATGGAATTTACACAAGAACACGAGACACAATTAACGCAATTAAAGACATCTACAGAAACGCAAAAGAGCGAATTAGCGACTTCTTTCAGCCGACAAATGAGCGACTTTCAAAGCGAATGGAACAAGAAACAAGAGAGCTTTCAAAACAAGTGGGAGAGCAAGAACAACGAGTTAGAGAGCAAGATACAAGGACATCAAACTTGGCTGACAAGATTGCAGAGCATAATCAAAAGATAGAAAATAGCAGAAGTAGTGGTCGTGGGTATCGGTAG
- a CDS encoding replication initiation protein, protein MSVNAPKPKKNYNYKKSRKIQKNLITQDNRLIYSQYNEMTTNEIKVFLWAVSKLNPTQDTHFIPCKIPISEIFGALEHKETENYTYIKKLCDNLAKRTFTDETLSIDPTTNEQVEEFATMPIFQVLKYKKKQAEITYQLNDYIKPYLLGLKKSFTQTPLDCILPMKSYYAIRIYQMLLSEIKQNKNTLKINVAYLQEILSVAKSLLVWQDFKRFVLEKAQKEINKYSDIVLVEIEPHKQGRKITDITFHFEYKSTDKRIVRDKTKQNSYINAILDAFKEFLGKTIAYEVKSNSMPISCVYEGDCEVVRFENCSDELKNALNTPEKYKNRQVAVMKLKDRESGKIYSLAVRDLNSIQKIRERQAQAESLFYQDTKKVKDSFDIQNAVKNGTLFEYMQQWKQEK, encoded by the coding sequence ATGTCTGTAAATGCCCCTAAGCCTAAAAAGAATTACAACTATAAGAAATCTAGGAAAATTCAAAAAAATTTAATCACACAAGACAACCGACTGATTTACTCGCAATACAACGAAATGACAACTAATGAAATCAAGGTTTTTTTGTGGGCTGTTTCTAAACTCAATCCTACACAAGATACGCATTTTATTCCTTGTAAAATTCCTATTAGCGAGATTTTTGGAGCGTTAGAGCATAAAGAAACAGAAAATTACACCTACATAAAAAAGCTATGCGACAATTTAGCCAAACGCACTTTTACTGATGAAACGCTAAGTATTGACCCCACAACCAACGAGCAAGTAGAAGAGTTTGCTACTATGCCAATTTTTCAAGTTTTGAAATACAAGAAAAAACAAGCTGAGATTACCTACCAACTTAACGACTACATAAAACCCTACTTGTTAGGACTTAAAAAAAGTTTTACCCAAACTCCCCTAGATTGTATTTTGCCCATGAAAAGCTATTATGCGATACGCATTTATCAAATGCTTTTAAGCGAGATTAAACAGAACAAGAACACTTTAAAAATCAATGTGGCTTACTTACAAGAGATTTTGAGCGTAGCTAAGAGCTTGTTAGTATGGCAAGATTTTAAACGCTTTGTTTTAGAAAAAGCCCAAAAAGAAATCAACAAATACAGCGACATTGTGCTAGTAGAAATTGAACCCCATAAACAAGGGCGAAAAATTACTGACATTACCTTTCATTTTGAGTATAAAAGCACAGATAAACGAATAGTAAGGGATAAGACTAAGCAAAATAGCTACATAAATGCGATTTTAGACGCTTTTAAAGAGTTTCTAGGTAAAACTATAGCCTATGAAGTAAAAAGCAATTCTATGCCAATTTCGTGCGTTTATGAGGGGGATTGTGAAGTTGTTAGGTTTGAAAATTGCTCTGATGAGCTAAAAAATGCCCTAAATACCCCAGAAAAATACAAAAACCGCCAAGTTGCTGTAATGAAATTAAAAGACCGAGAGAGCGGTAAAATCTACTCTTTAGCAGTTAGAGATTTAAACAGCATTCAAAAAATAAGGGAGCGACAAGCCCAAGCCGAGAGCCTTTTTTACCAAGACACAAAAAAGGTTAAAGATAGTTTTGATATTCAAAATGCGGTTAAAAACGGCACGCTTTTTGAATATATGCAACAATGGAAGCAAGAAAAATGA
- a CDS encoding plasmid mobilization protein — translation MKTTAISIRLNKEQKDLITFKAKAINISKTDLILRAIENAEIKSDSKDTTKLLSEVNRIGNNLNQIAHAINLTKLKNQLHNFDFSTLENDLTIIKYQLNELLKKA, via the coding sequence TTGAAAACAACAGCTATAAGCATACGCTTAAATAAAGAGCAAAAAGATTTAATTACATTTAAAGCAAAAGCAATCAATATCAGTAAAACAGACTTGATATTAAGAGCTATAGAAAATGCCGAAATAAAAAGTGATAGTAAAGACACCACAAAGCTATTAAGTGAAGTTAATCGCATAGGTAATAATCTTAATCAAATCGCCCATGCTATCAACCTAACTAAATTAAAAAATCAATTACATAATTTTGATTTTTCTACATTAGAAAATGATTTAACTATCATCAAATACCAACTTAACGAACTATTGAAAAAAGCCTAG